From the Accumulibacter sp. genome, one window contains:
- a CDS encoding BCAM0308 family protein: MSSKSIPAGFQQIRRDRLLQEEAHDSYRSKGKLAEPTICPDCHAVFNHGRWQWGIAAPADAHRVRCPACHRVHDHCPAGCVVLDGAFLQAHHDDIVHLVRNEAERQRAEHPLKRVMAFEDHEAELTLSTTDIHLARAIGEAVHHAYQGTLEFHYNPQELRLHVHWSR; encoded by the coding sequence ATGAGCAGCAAGTCCATTCCCGCCGGTTTTCAGCAGATACGCCGTGACCGCCTGCTGCAGGAAGAGGCGCACGACAGTTACCGCAGCAAGGGCAAGCTCGCCGAGCCGACCATCTGCCCGGACTGCCATGCGGTGTTCAACCACGGACGCTGGCAATGGGGCATTGCCGCGCCGGCCGACGCGCACCGCGTCCGCTGCCCGGCATGCCACCGCGTCCACGACCACTGTCCGGCGGGCTGCGTCGTCCTCGACGGCGCCTTCCTGCAGGCGCATCACGACGACATCGTCCACCTGGTGCGCAACGAGGCGGAAAGGCAACGCGCCGAGCACCCCCTGAAACGGGTGATGGCCTTCGAGGACCACGAGGCAGAGCTGACGCTCAGCACCACCGACATCCACCTCGCGCGCGCCATCGGGGAAGCGGTCCATCACGCCTACCAGGGTACCCTCGAGTTCCACTACAACCCGCAGGAACTCCGCCTGCACGTGCACTGGTCGCGTTGA
- the lon gene encoding endopeptidase La, protein MRGERGDDRSEPRGGSLLVVPENALIIVPIRNTVLFPGMILPLTIGREPSILAAQQAAKTDRPVGILLQRDAEVEQPTQQDLCPVGTIANILRYVTLPDNTHVIVCQGLQRFRVSGLLPGYPFPVTHPERIDEPETTDSQIEARMIRVRERALELLQYLPQVSQELVGAVKSISQPGALADLVAGVSELKLADRQLVLETVDLTQRLDVVLACLLGRLEVLRLSREVDERTKASIDQRQREYLLREQMKSIQKELGEGDGSNSVEIESLRKAIAEAAMPQEVEAQASKELRRLERMTDASAEYSMVRAYLDWLIELPWREPPPDSIEISEARRILEADHFGLSQVKKRIVEFLAVRKLNPGGHGPILCFVGPPGVGKTSLGQSIARALGRKFVRASLGGCHDEAEIRGHRRTYIGALPGNIIQAIRKAGSRGCVMMLDEIDKLGASFQGDPSAALLEVLDPEQNDSFRDNYLALPFDLSRMLFITTANVLDNIPGPLRDRMEIIQLPGYTQEEKREIAKRYLVGRQMVQNGLHEGQIEFAPAALQAIIRDYTREAGVRSLEREIGAVCRRVAVEIAEGKRAGMQVGEADLAGILGAGRYDNEVALRTGLAGVATGLAWTPVGGDILFVEASRTIGDGRLILTGQLGEVMKESAQAALTLVKTHAGNLGIDPGRFEKSDVHVHVPAGAIPKDGPSAGVAIFVALASLFVDQPVRNDTAMTGEISLRGLVLPVGGIKDKVLAAMRAGIRRVLLPARNRRDLEEVPSEAREKLEFVFLDSVDDALANALRSEETVATAGERQ, encoded by the coding sequence ATGCGCGGTGAGCGGGGCGACGACAGGAGCGAGCCACGGGGCGGCAGCCTGCTGGTGGTACCGGAAAACGCATTGATCATTGTCCCGATCCGCAATACCGTCCTCTTTCCCGGCATGATCCTGCCGCTGACGATCGGTCGCGAGCCCTCGATCCTTGCCGCGCAGCAGGCGGCCAAGACCGATCGGCCTGTCGGCATCCTGCTGCAGCGCGACGCCGAGGTCGAGCAACCGACGCAGCAGGATCTGTGCCCGGTCGGCACGATTGCCAACATCCTGCGCTACGTCACCCTCCCGGACAACACCCACGTCATCGTCTGCCAGGGGCTGCAGCGCTTTCGCGTCAGCGGCTTGCTGCCCGGCTACCCGTTCCCGGTGACTCATCCGGAGCGGATCGACGAGCCCGAGACGACCGACAGCCAGATCGAGGCGAGGATGATCCGCGTCCGCGAACGCGCGCTCGAGCTCCTGCAGTACCTGCCGCAGGTTTCGCAGGAACTGGTCGGCGCGGTGAAGAGCATCAGCCAGCCCGGCGCACTCGCCGACCTGGTCGCCGGCGTCAGCGAACTCAAGCTGGCGGATCGCCAGCTGGTGCTCGAGACGGTCGATCTGACGCAGCGGCTCGACGTCGTGCTCGCCTGCCTGCTCGGCCGGCTGGAGGTGCTGCGGCTGTCACGCGAGGTCGACGAGCGAACCAAGGCGAGCATCGACCAGCGCCAGCGCGAGTACCTGCTGCGCGAACAGATGAAGTCGATCCAGAAGGAACTGGGCGAGGGCGACGGCAGCAACAGCGTCGAGATCGAATCCCTGCGCAAGGCGATCGCCGAGGCGGCGATGCCGCAGGAGGTCGAGGCGCAGGCGAGCAAGGAACTCCGGCGCCTGGAGCGAATGACCGACGCTTCGGCCGAGTACTCGATGGTCCGCGCCTACCTCGACTGGCTGATCGAGCTGCCCTGGCGGGAGCCACCGCCGGACAGCATCGAGATCTCCGAAGCGCGCCGCATCCTCGAAGCCGACCACTTCGGCCTCAGCCAGGTGAAGAAGCGGATCGTCGAGTTCCTCGCCGTGCGCAAGCTCAACCCCGGGGGCCACGGGCCGATCCTCTGCTTCGTCGGGCCGCCCGGCGTCGGCAAGACTTCGCTCGGGCAGTCGATCGCGCGCGCACTCGGTCGCAAGTTCGTCCGCGCCTCGCTCGGCGGCTGCCACGACGAGGCCGAGATACGGGGACACCGGCGGACCTACATCGGCGCCCTGCCCGGCAACATCATCCAGGCGATCCGCAAGGCCGGCTCACGCGGCTGCGTGATGATGCTCGATGAGATCGACAAGCTCGGCGCCAGTTTCCAGGGCGACCCGTCGGCGGCGCTGCTCGAGGTGCTCGACCCGGAGCAGAACGACAGCTTCCGCGACAACTACCTGGCGCTGCCCTTCGACCTGTCACGAATGCTCTTCATCACCACGGCCAACGTGCTCGACAACATCCCGGGACCGCTGCGCGACCGCATGGAGATCATCCAGCTGCCCGGCTACACGCAGGAGGAAAAGCGCGAAATCGCCAAACGCTACCTGGTCGGCAGGCAGATGGTGCAGAACGGCCTGCACGAAGGACAGATCGAGTTCGCGCCGGCAGCGCTGCAGGCGATCATCCGCGACTACACGCGCGAAGCGGGCGTGCGCTCGCTCGAACGCGAGATCGGTGCCGTCTGCCGCCGTGTCGCGGTGGAGATCGCCGAGGGCAAGCGCGCAGGCATGCAGGTCGGCGAAGCCGATCTCGCCGGCATCCTCGGCGCCGGCCGCTACGACAACGAAGTCGCCCTGCGTACCGGGCTGGCCGGTGTCGCCACCGGACTGGCCTGGACGCCGGTCGGTGGTGACATCCTGTTCGTCGAGGCCAGCCGGACGATCGGCGACGGCAGGCTGATCCTCACCGGGCAACTCGGCGAGGTGATGAAGGAATCGGCACAGGCGGCACTGACGCTGGTGAAGACCCATGCCGGCAACCTTGGCATCGACCCTGGCCGCTTCGAGAAGAGCGACGTGCATGTGCACGTGCCTGCTGGAGCGATCCCGAAGGACGGCCCGAGCGCCGGTGTGGCGATCTTCGTTGCGCTCGCATCGCTGTTCGTCGACCAGCCGGTGCGCAACGACACCGCGATGACCGGCGAGATCAGCCTGCGCGGACTCGTGCTGCCGGTCGGCGGCATCAAGGACAAGGTGCTGGCGGCGATGCGCGCCGGCATCAGGCGCGTCCTGCTGCCCGCGAGAAACCGTCGCGATCTCGAAGAGGTCCCCAGCGAGGCGAGAGAGAAGCTGGAGTTCGTCTTTCTCGACAGCGTTGACGACGCCCTGGCCAATGCACTGCGCAGCGAGGAAACAGTGGCAACGGCTGGCGAACGGCAATGA
- a CDS encoding AbrB/MazE/SpoVT family DNA-binding domain-containing protein encodes MRVTSKGQVTMPQAIRHAAGLLPHTEVEFVYENEQVILRASDHDRRSRFEAAIQRARAVPLTQAFRGKSADEIMAFLRDPEA; translated from the coding sequence ATGCGTGTCACGAGCAAAGGCCAAGTCACCATGCCACAGGCGATCCGCCATGCGGCCGGGCTGCTGCCGCACACTGAAGTCGAATTCGTTTACGAAAACGAGCAGGTCATCCTGCGCGCCAGCGACCACGACCGGCGGTCAAGATTCGAAGCGGCGATCCAGCGCGCGCGTGCGGTGCCCCTGACGCAGGCTTTCCGTGGCAAGTCTGCCGACGAGATCATGGCCTTCCTGAGAGACCCGGAAGCGTGA
- the trpE gene encoding anthranilate synthase component I, with amino-acid sequence MTEAYFNRLAAEGYNRIPVTLETFADLDTPLSIYLKLGNTPYSYLLESVQGGERFGRYSIIGLASPTRIVVNAHQVLVLNGNRIAEREDDTNPLEFIGKYMKRFRAAPTTGLPRFCGGLVGCFGYDTVRYIETRLTRSQKSDELGIPDILLLLSEEIAVVDNLSGKLTLVVYAEPGVPAAYQKAQARLRELLLRLREPVAIPPETPQSSPPAASLFGEAQFRRAVVKAKSYISEGDIMQVVLSQRMSKPFAASPMALYRSLRSLNPSPYMFYFDFEDFHVVGASPEILVRLEGDTVTVRPIAGTRRRGVSFEEDQALAAELLADEKERAEHVQLLDLGRNDAGRVARVGTIRLTENMIVERYSHVMHIVSNVEARLQPGLDALDVLRATFPAGTVSGAPKVRAMEIIDELEPVKRGIYAGAVGYLGFNGDMDLAIAIRTAIVKDDHLHVQAGAGIVADSDPAAEWQETQNKARAILRAAELAEHGLDTRF; translated from the coding sequence ATGACCGAAGCCTATTTCAATCGCCTGGCTGCCGAAGGTTACAACCGCATCCCGGTGACGCTCGAGACCTTTGCCGATCTCGACACGCCGCTGTCGATCTACCTCAAGCTGGGCAATACACCGTACAGCTATCTGCTCGAATCGGTGCAGGGTGGCGAGCGCTTCGGCCGTTACTCGATCATCGGCCTGGCCAGTCCGACGCGCATCGTCGTCAACGCGCACCAGGTGCTGGTCCTCAACGGCAACCGGATCGCCGAGCGTGAAGACGACACCAACCCGCTCGAGTTCATCGGCAAGTACATGAAGCGCTTCCGCGCCGCGCCGACCACCGGCCTGCCTCGTTTCTGTGGCGGGCTGGTCGGCTGTTTCGGCTACGATACCGTGCGCTACATCGAGACCCGGCTGACTCGCTCGCAGAAGTCCGATGAGCTGGGGATTCCCGACATCCTCCTCCTCCTGTCCGAGGAGATCGCGGTGGTCGACAACCTCTCCGGCAAGCTGACGCTGGTCGTCTACGCCGAGCCGGGGGTTCCCGCGGCGTACCAGAAGGCGCAGGCGCGCCTGCGCGAACTGCTCCTCCGGCTGCGCGAGCCGGTCGCCATTCCGCCGGAGACGCCGCAGTCGTCGCCGCCGGCGGCGTCACTGTTTGGTGAGGCCCAGTTCCGGCGGGCAGTCGTCAAGGCCAAGAGCTACATCAGCGAGGGCGACATCATGCAGGTCGTCCTCTCGCAGCGCATGAGCAAGCCCTTCGCCGCGAGCCCGATGGCGCTCTACCGCTCGCTGCGCTCGCTCAATCCGTCGCCCTACATGTTCTACTTCGACTTCGAGGATTTCCATGTCGTCGGCGCCTCACCGGAAATCCTCGTACGCCTCGAGGGCGACACGGTCACCGTGCGACCGATTGCCGGAACGCGTCGGCGTGGCGTCTCCTTCGAGGAGGACCAGGCGCTCGCCGCCGAGCTGCTCGCCGACGAGAAGGAGCGGGCCGAGCATGTCCAGCTTCTCGACCTCGGCCGCAACGACGCCGGCCGTGTCGCCCGCGTCGGAACGATCCGGCTCACCGAGAACATGATCGTCGAGCGTTACTCGCACGTGATGCACATCGTCTCCAATGTCGAGGCCCGACTGCAGCCGGGTCTGGACGCTCTCGACGTGCTGCGCGCGACCTTTCCCGCCGGCACCGTTTCCGGCGCGCCGAAGGTGCGCGCGATGGAGATCATCGACGAACTCGAGCCGGTCAAGCGCGGCATCTATGCCGGTGCCGTCGGCTACCTGGGATTCAACGGTGACATGGATCTGGCGATCGCCATCCGCACCGCCATCGTCAAGGACGATCACCTGCACGTGCAGGCCGGAGCCGGAATCGTCGCCGATTCCGATCCGGCGGCCGAATGGCAGGAAACGCAGAACAAGGCGCGCGCGATCCTGCGCGCCGCCGAACTGGCGGAGCACGGTCTCGACACGCGCTTCTGA
- the trpC gene encoding indole-3-glycerol phosphate synthase TrpC, which translates to MSDILDRILAVKRDEVAAAQARVPLGELRASAETAPPVRPFVGSLSRRIAAGEAAVIAEIKRASPSRGVLRTDFRPAGIAASYQRHGAACLSVLTDRQFFQGSPGFLQEARAACELPVLRKDFLVDPYQLYEARAMGADAVLLIVAALDLPALRDFEALADGLGMAVLVEVHDRSELDLALQLATPLLGINNRNLRSFAVSLQTTLELLPEIPADRLVVTESGILAPADVRLMRAHGVHAFLVGEAFMRAEEPGEALAGLFA; encoded by the coding sequence ATGAGTGACATTCTCGACCGGATCCTTGCCGTCAAGCGTGACGAGGTCGCTGCCGCGCAAGCTCGCGTGCCGCTGGGCGAGTTGCGTGCCAGCGCCGAAACGGCGCCGCCCGTGCGCCCCTTCGTCGGCAGCCTGAGCCGACGGATCGCCGCCGGCGAAGCGGCGGTGATCGCCGAGATCAAGAGGGCGAGTCCGTCGCGCGGTGTCCTGCGCACCGACTTCCGGCCGGCCGGGATCGCCGCCAGTTATCAGCGGCATGGCGCGGCATGCCTGTCGGTGCTGACCGATCGGCAGTTCTTCCAGGGGTCGCCCGGCTTCCTGCAGGAAGCGCGTGCCGCCTGCGAGCTGCCGGTTCTGCGCAAGGATTTCCTGGTCGACCCCTATCAGCTGTACGAAGCGCGGGCGATGGGCGCCGACGCCGTCCTGTTGATCGTTGCCGCGCTCGACCTGCCGGCGCTGCGCGACTTCGAGGCGCTCGCCGACGGCCTCGGAATGGCGGTTCTGGTCGAAGTGCATGACCGCAGCGAACTCGATCTCGCGCTGCAGCTCGCGACACCGCTGCTCGGCATCAACAACCGCAACCTGCGCAGCTTTGCCGTCAGCCTGCAGACGACGCTCGAGCTGCTGCCCGAAATTCCCGCCGACCGCCTCGTCGTCACCGAGAGTGGCATCCTCGCCCCAGCCGACGTGCGCCTGATGCGTGCGCACGGCGTGCACGCCTTCCTCGTCGGCGAAGCCTTCATGCGTGCCGAAGAACCGGGCGAGGCGCTCGCCGGGCTGTTCGCCTGA
- a CDS encoding aminodeoxychorismate/anthranilate synthase component II: MLLMIDNYDSFTYNLVQYFGELGQEVRVFRNDAIGIAEIARLAPALLVISPGPCAPAQAGISLTAIREFAGRIPLLGVCLGHQAIGEAFGGRVVHAQKLMHGKVSPVQHNGQGVFRGLPSPLTCTRYHSLAVERKSLPACLEVTAWTDDGEIMGLRHRTLAVEGVQFHPESILTEHGHDLLQNFLEEHGK, from the coding sequence ATGCTGTTGATGATCGACAATTACGACTCCTTCACCTACAACCTCGTGCAGTATTTCGGCGAGCTGGGACAGGAGGTCCGGGTCTTCCGCAACGATGCGATCGGCATCGCCGAGATCGCCCGCCTGGCGCCGGCGCTGCTGGTCATTTCGCCAGGGCCCTGCGCGCCGGCGCAGGCCGGCATCTCATTGACGGCGATCCGCGAGTTTGCCGGCAGGATCCCGCTGCTCGGCGTCTGCCTTGGCCATCAAGCGATCGGCGAGGCATTCGGCGGCCGCGTCGTGCACGCGCAGAAGCTGATGCACGGCAAGGTGTCACCGGTGCAGCACAACGGGCAGGGCGTCTTCCGCGGGCTGCCGAGTCCGCTCACCTGTACACGTTACCATTCGCTCGCCGTCGAGCGAAAGTCGCTGCCGGCGTGTCTGGAGGTCACCGCGTGGACCGACGACGGCGAGATCATGGGCCTGCGGCACAGGACGCTGGCCGTCGAGGGCGTGCAGTTCCACCCGGAGTCGATCCTCACCGAGCATGGCCACGACCTGTTGCAGAACTTTCTCGAGGAGCACGGCAAATGA
- a CDS encoding homospermidine synthase, translating into MSGHRRHLDFPGRLVLVGFGCIGQGLLPLIQRHIGIDPARIAVVAADAAGAAVAEQAGIRLLTHVLRPQDYRQILDPLLGRGDFLVNVAVDVSSLALIGYARSRGALYLDTSIEPWRGGYDDPTLALAARTNYALREQALALRTDSPQQPTAVLTHGANPGLVSHFVKRALLDLAAETGLAIATPRQRADWAELACRLGVRTIHIAERDTQVSALRRQADEFVNTWSVDGFISEAQQPCEIGWGSHERRLPEDGCRHGSGSQAAIYLRRAGCATRVRSWTPGGGPFHGFAITHGESISIADYLSVGRGEAPSYRPTVHYAYQPCDDALLSLHDFSARNYQSPERKRILLDDIVPGGIDELGVLLAGHARNAYWFGSQLEIDEARRLAPHNSATTLQVCAAALAAMIWAIENPARGIVEPDEMDFERVLPVCMPYLGRVIGTYTAWTPLHGRGRLFPEELDDSDPWQFSNVRVQ; encoded by the coding sequence ATGAGCGGGCACAGGCGCCACCTCGACTTTCCCGGCCGTCTGGTCCTCGTCGGTTTCGGCTGCATCGGCCAGGGTCTGCTGCCGCTCATCCAGCGCCACATCGGCATCGACCCGGCGCGGATCGCCGTCGTCGCCGCCGACGCGGCAGGCGCTGCCGTCGCCGAACAGGCCGGGATCCGTCTGCTGACGCACGTCCTGCGCCCGCAGGACTACCGACAGATCCTCGATCCACTGCTTGGCCGTGGCGATTTCCTGGTCAACGTCGCCGTCGATGTCTCGTCGCTGGCGTTGATCGGCTACGCCCGCAGCCGCGGTGCCCTCTACCTCGACACGTCGATCGAGCCCTGGCGCGGGGGCTACGATGACCCGACGCTGGCGCTCGCCGCACGCACCAACTACGCGCTGCGCGAGCAGGCGCTGGCGCTGCGCACCGACTCGCCGCAACAGCCGACGGCGGTGCTGACGCACGGCGCCAACCCGGGCCTGGTCTCGCATTTCGTCAAGCGCGCTCTGCTCGACCTCGCCGCCGAAACCGGTCTGGCCATTGCCACCCCGCGGCAGCGTGCAGACTGGGCAGAGCTTGCCTGCCGCCTCGGCGTGCGGACGATCCACATCGCCGAGCGCGACACGCAGGTCTCCGCGCTGCGCCGGCAGGCGGATGAGTTCGTCAATACCTGGTCGGTCGATGGCTTCATCAGCGAGGCGCAGCAGCCGTGCGAGATCGGCTGGGGCTCGCACGAGCGCCGCCTGCCGGAGGATGGTTGCCGCCATGGCAGCGGCTCGCAGGCAGCCATCTATCTGCGGCGCGCGGGGTGTGCGACGCGCGTGCGCAGCTGGACACCGGGTGGCGGTCCGTTCCACGGCTTCGCCATCACACACGGCGAATCGATCTCGATCGCCGACTACCTGAGCGTCGGCCGCGGCGAGGCACCGAGCTACCGGCCGACCGTGCACTACGCCTATCAGCCATGCGATGACGCGCTGCTGTCGCTGCACGATTTCTCGGCGCGCAATTACCAGAGTCCGGAACGCAAACGCATCCTGCTCGACGACATCGTGCCCGGCGGCATCGACGAACTGGGCGTGCTGCTCGCCGGGCACGCACGCAACGCCTACTGGTTCGGCTCGCAACTCGAGATCGATGAGGCGCGGCGTCTCGCGCCGCACAACAGCGCCACCACCCTGCAGGTCTGCGCGGCAGCACTCGCGGCGATGATCTGGGCGATCGAGAATCCCGCTCGTGGGATCGTCGAGCCCGATGAAATGGACTTCGAGCGGGTGCTGCCGGTCTGCATGCCCTACCTCGGCCGGGTGATCGGCACCTACACCGCGTGGACGCCACTGCATGGGCGCGGCCGCCTGTTCCCGGAAGAACTCGACGACTCGGATCCCTGGCAATTCAGCAACGTCCGCGTGCAGTAG
- the trpD gene encoding anthranilate phosphoribosyltransferase, which yields MKPQDALARVIDHREIFHDEMVALMRQIMGGEVTPVMIAAIITGLRVKKETIGEISAAAQVMRELSTKVQVRERTHLVDTCGTGGDGAQTFNISTAAMFVAAAAGARVAKHGGRSVSSQSGSADVLEALGANISLTPEQVGRCVDEIGIGFMFAPSHHSAMKHAAPVRRELGVRTLFNILGPLTNPANAPHQVLGVFHPDLVGIQVRVLQRLGSSHALSVFGREGLDEISISGETLVGELKNGRVEEYSVHPEQFNLPVHDPRVLRVATVEESKAMLLASLEGRAGAARDIVALNAGASIYVSGRVASLADGVDQAFEAIASGAARARLDEFVAFTQRIAS from the coding sequence ATGAAGCCGCAGGACGCACTGGCGCGGGTCATCGATCACCGCGAGATCTTCCACGATGAAATGGTGGCGCTGATGCGCCAGATCATGGGCGGCGAGGTGACGCCGGTGATGATCGCCGCGATCATCACCGGATTGCGGGTCAAGAAGGAAACCATCGGCGAGATCTCGGCGGCGGCGCAGGTGATGCGCGAGCTGTCGACGAAGGTGCAGGTCCGCGAGCGCACGCACCTCGTCGATACCTGCGGTACCGGCGGCGACGGCGCGCAGACCTTCAACATCTCGACGGCGGCGATGTTCGTCGCCGCCGCAGCCGGCGCGCGTGTCGCCAAGCACGGCGGCCGTTCGGTTTCGTCGCAGTCGGGCAGTGCCGATGTGCTCGAGGCGCTCGGCGCCAACATCAGCCTGACGCCGGAACAGGTCGGCCGCTGCGTGGACGAGATCGGCATCGGTTTCATGTTCGCGCCGAGCCACCACAGCGCGATGAAGCACGCCGCGCCGGTGCGCCGCGAACTCGGTGTGCGCACCCTGTTCAACATCCTCGGGCCGCTGACCAATCCCGCGAACGCGCCGCACCAGGTGCTCGGTGTCTTCCATCCCGATCTCGTCGGCATCCAGGTGCGCGTCCTGCAGCGGCTCGGCAGTTCGCACGCGCTGTCGGTCTTCGGCCGCGAAGGACTCGACGAAATCTCGATTTCCGGCGAGACGCTGGTCGGCGAGCTGAAGAACGGTCGCGTCGAGGAATACAGCGTCCATCCCGAACAGTTCAACCTGCCGGTGCACGACCCGCGCGTGCTGCGCGTGGCCACCGTCGAGGAGTCGAAGGCGATGCTGCTGGCCTCGCTCGAAGGACGCGCCGGCGCCGCGCGCGACATCGTCGCCCTCAATGCCGGTGCCAGCATCTACGTCAGCGGTCGGGTAGCCAGCCTCGCCGACGGCGTCGACCAGGCATTCGAAGCGATTGCCTCGGGCGCGGCGCGGGCCCGCCTCGACGAGTTCGTCGCCTTCACCCAGCGCATCGCCAGCTGA
- a CDS encoding Hsp20/alpha crystallin family protein yields the protein MMRSRARSFWMWAETLELLQGGERLQRRFFTLDGPQPVPCWEPAVDVYQNDDELRLLVALPGVSPRQVEVALDDEGLLVRGERPMPARLSRAAIHRLEIPYGRFERRIPLPAGRYRLHERFIADGCLMLVLHPF from the coding sequence ATGATGAGATCGCGCGCGCGAAGCTTCTGGATGTGGGCGGAGACCCTTGAACTTCTGCAGGGAGGCGAGCGGTTGCAGCGTCGTTTCTTCACTCTCGATGGCCCGCAGCCGGTACCGTGCTGGGAGCCGGCGGTCGATGTCTACCAGAACGATGACGAGCTGCGCCTGCTGGTCGCGCTGCCCGGAGTCAGCCCACGGCAGGTCGAAGTCGCGCTCGACGACGAGGGCCTGCTGGTGCGCGGCGAAAGGCCGATGCCGGCGCGGCTCAGCCGAGCGGCGATACACCGTCTGGAGATTCCCTATGGCCGCTTCGAGCGCCGCATCCCCCTGCCGGCGGGGCGTTACCGCCTGCATGAGCGTTTCATCGCGGACGGCTGCCTGATGCTCGTCCTGCACCCGTTCTGA
- a CDS encoding porin, giving the protein MQKKLIALAVASVASGAAFAQTNVTMYGIVDAGYVYSSGDAGRAYVPALGGQSLDIVQVPGKNTFSGIQSGLLSGSRLGFRGEEALGNGLKAVFTLEYSLGIDGNNGVGSTGSLNARQQFVGLAGNFGQIALGRQYSPGYQATANNDPAAGAAFEPQSFMTAQAGNTITPNSNARWNNALTYTTPNWGGFTGKAIYSFGENSTCTTFRVPTAANPSNTTTAATYNDNCVSTTDNSRWALGANFATGGLNLDAVYQVRQKVRTTDGYIPNANNALPLVNNTNTAFATAPITYTTNSFAWGDDINEWYVGGSYDFKVVKVMASYQDQNDKNFYDNDNNTWSVGAVVPLGNANIHLAWAQTNFDGAVDGKSNGAMIAGTYAFSKRTTAYAGYVWVKNDNDSMPLNPVSANVGGFGGTGGMGESNNTFLAGIRHSF; this is encoded by the coding sequence ATGCAAAAGAAACTCATCGCACTGGCAGTCGCCAGCGTGGCTTCGGGCGCCGCTTTTGCCCAGACCAATGTCACGATGTACGGCATCGTCGATGCCGGCTATGTCTATAGTTCGGGAGACGCTGGAAGGGCTTACGTTCCTGCTCTTGGGGGGCAAAGCCTTGATATCGTCCAAGTTCCAGGCAAGAACACCTTCAGCGGCATCCAGTCCGGCCTGCTGAGCGGCTCGCGTCTTGGCTTCCGCGGGGAAGAAGCTCTGGGCAATGGCCTGAAGGCCGTCTTCACCCTCGAGTATTCGCTCGGCATCGATGGCAACAATGGCGTCGGCAGCACCGGTAGCCTCAATGCCCGCCAACAGTTCGTCGGTCTTGCCGGCAACTTCGGTCAGATCGCCCTAGGTCGCCAGTATTCGCCGGGCTACCAAGCGACGGCGAACAACGATCCGGCCGCTGGCGCTGCCTTCGAGCCGCAGTCGTTCATGACCGCTCAGGCCGGCAACACCATCACCCCGAACAGCAACGCACGGTGGAACAACGCCCTCACCTACACGACTCCGAACTGGGGTGGGTTCACGGGTAAGGCAATCTATTCGTTTGGCGAGAACAGCACTTGCACGACGTTTCGGGTTCCGACCGCAGCCAATCCGAGTAACACGACAACGGCTGCCACCTACAACGACAATTGCGTCTCGACCACCGACAACAGCCGCTGGGCTCTCGGTGCCAACTTTGCAACCGGCGGGCTGAATCTCGATGCCGTGTATCAGGTTCGCCAAAAAGTCCGGACCACGGACGGCTACATCCCGAATGCCAACAATGCGTTGCCTCTCGTAAACAACACAAACACTGCATTCGCGACGGCGCCGATTACCTACACCACCAATTCATTCGCCTGGGGTGACGACATCAACGAGTGGTATGTCGGCGGCAGCTACGACTTCAAGGTCGTCAAGGTGATGGCCAGCTACCAAGACCAGAACGACAAGAACTTCTATGACAACGACAACAATACTTGGTCGGTCGGTGCGGTGGTCCCGCTGGGCAACGCCAACATCCATCTTGCGTGGGCGCAGACGAATTTCGATGGCGCTGTCGACGGCAAGAGCAACGGCGCGATGATCGCCGGCACCTATGCCTTCTCGAAGCGCACGACGGCGTACGCGGGTTATGTCTGGGTCAAGAACGACAACGACAGCATGCCGCTCAACCCGGTCAGCGCGAATGTCGGCGGCTTTGGCGGCACCGGTGGCATGGGCGAGAGCAACAACACCTTCCTCGCGGGCATTCGCCACAGCTTCTAA